A single window of Leptospira kanakyensis DNA harbors:
- a CDS encoding shikimate kinase, producing MNIIFIGARGAGKSKVSRSLSKQTDFPVVSTDSIAVYEAGGIPIPSFVEKFDWKKFRELEYSILEKLKDADGIILDCGGGILFDLDEAGNEVPSQRKLDLLRRIGRIVYLERDLEELIEKVKGDSTRPDLSKVASYRSILEKRLPIYQEAAHFKLNLSKLSKEEAAERVLDWLGIKSK from the coding sequence ATGAACATTATCTTTATTGGAGCAAGAGGTGCTGGGAAATCCAAAGTCTCTCGTTCCCTATCCAAACAAACAGATTTTCCTGTAGTTTCTACAGACTCCATTGCCGTTTACGAAGCAGGCGGAATTCCAATTCCTAGTTTTGTTGAAAAGTTCGATTGGAAGAAATTTCGTGAATTAGAATATTCCATTCTAGAAAAGCTAAAAGATGCAGATGGAATCATCCTGGATTGTGGGGGTGGAATTTTGTTTGATTTGGACGAGGCCGGGAATGAAGTTCCAAGCCAACGAAAACTGGATCTTCTTCGTAGGATCGGAAGGATCGTTTATTTAGAAAGGGATTTGGAAGAATTGATTGAGAAGGTAAAGGGAGATTCGACTAGACCCGACCTATCCAAAGTAGCTTCCTACCGTTCGATTCTAGAAAAAAGACTTCCCATTTACCAAGAGGCGGCTCATTTCAAGTTAAATCTTTCGAAACTTTCGAAAGAAGAAGCCGCCGAACGAGTCTTAGACTGGCTAGGGATCAAATCCAAATAA
- a CDS encoding TPM domain-containing protein has product MKFIFSSLRPGFFFLFLLGMVSLEVFAKEIPILERRVTWEEGTISQTDADNWERALEEHEGKTSNQVAILVVRSLEGEILEEYSLKVAEEWKLGQKNKDNGVLILLSMDDRKVRIEVGYGLEGILTDAYCNRVIQKTMIPHFKSGEYEAGISTGLGEILSTLDTGVTPEEPSLWQQFQSFRGIGAEQGWHLYLIGLIFVGIIFLFAFISAFHQSDSSVSIFFFLLIFFQWVPSIFYGFYGWVVCNFIYIFGFILVRLTRDKVSFVKSLSDKVTDSVIYSSGSSSGGGWSSGGGSSGGFSGGGGSFGGGGSSGSW; this is encoded by the coding sequence ATGAAATTTATATTTTCTAGTCTCCGCCCAGGGTTCTTTTTTCTTTTTCTGTTAGGAATGGTTTCTCTGGAAGTCTTCGCCAAAGAGATTCCCATTTTAGAAAGAAGAGTCACTTGGGAGGAGGGGACAATCTCCCAAACCGATGCAGATAATTGGGAGAGGGCTTTAGAAGAACATGAAGGAAAAACTTCGAATCAAGTTGCCATTCTCGTTGTACGTTCGTTAGAGGGAGAGATTTTAGAAGAGTATAGTTTAAAAGTTGCTGAAGAGTGGAAATTAGGGCAAAAAAATAAAGACAACGGAGTGTTGATTTTACTTTCGATGGATGATCGAAAGGTTCGAATCGAAGTGGGTTACGGCCTCGAAGGAATTCTCACAGATGCCTACTGCAACCGTGTAATTCAAAAAACAATGATCCCTCATTTTAAATCGGGAGAATACGAAGCGGGAATCAGCACCGGCCTCGGAGAAATTCTTTCCACTTTGGATACAGGGGTGACTCCAGAAGAACCTAGCCTTTGGCAACAGTTCCAATCGTTTCGCGGGATTGGGGCCGAACAAGGTTGGCATTTGTATTTAATCGGACTGATTTTTGTTGGGATCATCTTTCTCTTCGCTTTTATCTCTGCCTTCCATCAATCAGATTCGAGTGTATCGATTTTTTTCTTTCTCCTTATTTTCTTCCAATGGGTTCCATCAATTTTTTATGGGTTCTATGGTTGGGTGGTTTGTAATTTCATTTATATCTTTGGGTTTATTTTAGTTCGGCTTACAAGAGATAAAGTTTCCTTTGTAAAATCCCTTTCTGATAAGGTTACAGATTCTGTGATTTATTCCTCTGGCAGTTCTTCAGGAGGAGGTTGGAGTTCTGGGGGAGGATCCTCCGGTGGCTTCAGCGGTGGTGGAGGGAGTTTTGGAGGTGGAGGCTCCAGTGGGAGTTGGTAG
- the gltB gene encoding glutamate synthase large subunit — protein MSKSNQPPILPPLGPQAQGMYDPAMDKDSCGVGFIANYKGKRSRDIVDKGIRLMCNLEHRGAEGADPKTGDGAGIMINIPDAFFRKVLPFTLPKEGDYAVGFLFLPQNTEARTAVENVIEKIIVDEGEEFLGFRDVPINKEYAGVVASKTIPVFKQVFIGKKSKKNKTSDDFERKLFLIRRLIDRRIRTEMKLDRSQYYVPSFSSRTIVYKGMLLGDQVKKFYEDLKSPDLTSAFCLTHTRFSTNTFPTWDLAHPYRQIAHNGEINTLRGNMNWMAARQMVMQSPLYGDELRRMLPIVMEGQSDTATFDTVLELLVMGGRSLPHSVMMMIPEAWSKNKAMDADRRAFYEYHATFMEPWDGPAAIAFTDGRIIGATLDRNGLRPARYIVTKDDEVIMSSEAGVLNLPPEEVLVQDRLRPGRMLLIDMEKGQILDDEEIKKQIATQKPYRKWVEDNMIRLGSLPDPENVKQPQHETILERQRAFGYTHEDVFTIIKPMGVSGEEPIGSMGVDSSLAVLSEKPQPLFRYFKQNFAQVTNPPIDPIREELVMELTTYIGPEGNLLSEEPEHAHRLELEHPILTNEDFEKIKQISEGHFKAKTFEILFDPSKKHDMRNSLDRVCADAAKAVREQGVTLIILTDHGVGEKKAAIPSLLAVAGLHHYLIREGLRTRAGIVLESGEPREVAHFALLCGYGANAINPYLAFETIADLSQQGLLPEVPNYKDAKKKYIKSIGKGLFKVFSKMGISTLQSYCGAQIFEAVGLDSELVNTYFAGTQSRIEGLSLEMLEEETVRRHKAAYDSTFFPNNLEPGGVHYYRKNGDSHLYTPITVHKLQKATQDNDYKVFKEFSSLIDNQNEKAITLRSLFQLDFDGSKAIPIEEVESVKSILKRFQTGAMSHGSISWEAHTTLAIAMNRIGAKSNTGEGGEDPVRFKTLPNGDSMRSAIKQVASARFGVTMEYLTNADDIQIKMAQGAKPGEGGQLPGHKVDKYIGWLRYSTPGVTLISPPPHHDIYSIEDLKQLIFDLKNSNPRARVSVKLVSESGVGTVAAGVAKAHADHILIAGHEGGTGASPISSIHHAGTPWELGLSETHQTLVANGLRDRVYLAVDGKLLTGKDVVVGALLGAEEFGFSTSALVSVGCIMMRKCHLNTCPVGVATQDEFLRSKFTGKPEYVVNFMTFVAEEVREIMAKLGFRTFEEMIGQVEKIKFKRPHHHWKARGLDFTKVLHRPTPVFPTGLYRAKEQNHHLDEQIDNELIRKSLPAIDHKQPVKIQTSIVNLNRSVGTMLSHEVTKKFGVDGLTEDTIDIEFTGTAGQSFGAFVTKGMTLRLVGEGNDYVGKGLCGGKLIFQTPKNAPYKAEENIVIGNTCFIGATSGNAYVNGIAGERFCVRNSGAHVIVEGTGDHGCEYMTGGRVIILGDIGRNFAAGMSGGIAYLWDPKKNKEALINKEMVDLDPLTDASEIAEVKKMVEDHKTYTGSKRAEEVLKDWDTVVKQMIKVIPRDYKKALEKMAEENASGKANKEGVTARG, from the coding sequence ATGTCAAAATCTAACCAACCACCCATCCTTCCGCCGCTCGGCCCACAGGCCCAAGGTATGTATGATCCTGCCATGGACAAAGATTCCTGCGGTGTTGGTTTTATCGCAAATTATAAGGGCAAACGTTCCCGTGACATCGTCGACAAAGGGATCCGCCTCATGTGCAATTTAGAGCACAGGGGTGCCGAAGGTGCCGATCCAAAAACCGGTGACGGTGCTGGGATCATGATCAATATCCCTGATGCATTTTTTAGAAAGGTTCTCCCCTTCACTTTGCCAAAAGAAGGCGACTATGCGGTGGGATTTCTTTTCCTTCCTCAAAACACAGAAGCACGAACTGCTGTGGAAAACGTAATCGAAAAAATCATCGTAGATGAAGGGGAAGAGTTTCTCGGATTTCGTGATGTTCCGATTAACAAAGAATATGCGGGTGTTGTTGCCTCCAAAACCATCCCTGTATTCAAACAAGTATTCATTGGTAAAAAATCCAAAAAAAATAAAACCTCTGACGACTTCGAAAGAAAACTATTTCTCATCCGTCGCCTGATCGACAGACGAATCCGTACAGAGATGAAACTAGATCGTTCCCAGTATTACGTACCTAGTTTTTCTTCCCGAACCATTGTATACAAAGGGATGTTACTCGGTGACCAAGTTAAAAAATTCTACGAAGATTTAAAGTCTCCTGACTTAACTTCTGCGTTCTGTTTGACTCACACTCGGTTTTCGACTAACACCTTCCCTACTTGGGATTTGGCTCACCCTTACCGCCAAATTGCTCACAACGGAGAGATCAATACTTTACGCGGGAACATGAACTGGATGGCCGCTCGCCAAATGGTAATGCAGTCTCCACTGTATGGTGATGAACTTCGTCGTATGCTTCCGATTGTCATGGAAGGCCAATCCGATACAGCAACGTTTGATACTGTTCTGGAACTACTTGTGATGGGAGGAAGGTCACTCCCTCACTCTGTGATGATGATGATTCCAGAAGCCTGGTCCAAAAACAAAGCAATGGATGCCGACAGACGTGCGTTCTACGAATACCATGCAACTTTTATGGAACCTTGGGATGGCCCTGCTGCCATTGCTTTTACTGATGGTAGAATCATTGGAGCAACTCTTGACCGTAATGGACTGCGCCCTGCTCGTTATATTGTTACGAAAGATGATGAAGTGATCATGTCTTCCGAAGCTGGTGTTTTAAACTTACCACCAGAAGAAGTTCTTGTACAAGATCGTCTACGTCCAGGCCGTATGCTTCTGATTGATATGGAGAAAGGCCAAATCCTAGATGATGAAGAAATCAAAAAACAAATCGCTACCCAAAAACCTTACCGTAAATGGGTAGAAGACAATATGATTCGTCTCGGATCTTTACCAGATCCTGAGAACGTAAAACAACCGCAACACGAAACCATTTTAGAACGCCAAAGGGCCTTTGGTTACACTCATGAAGATGTATTTACCATCATCAAACCAATGGGAGTTTCTGGAGAAGAACCAATTGGTTCGATGGGTGTGGACTCATCTCTTGCAGTACTCAGTGAAAAACCACAACCCCTATTCCGTTACTTCAAACAAAACTTTGCACAGGTGACCAATCCACCGATTGATCCGATCCGCGAAGAACTTGTGATGGAACTCACAACCTATATTGGACCGGAAGGAAACCTTCTTTCGGAAGAACCAGAACATGCTCATCGTTTGGAGTTGGAACATCCAATCCTTACCAACGAAGATTTTGAAAAAATCAAACAAATCAGTGAAGGTCATTTCAAAGCGAAAACTTTTGAAATCCTTTTTGATCCTTCTAAAAAACATGATATGCGAAACTCTCTCGATCGTGTTTGTGCGGATGCAGCCAAAGCCGTTCGGGAACAAGGTGTAACCCTCATCATCTTAACTGACCACGGTGTCGGTGAAAAAAAAGCAGCCATCCCTTCCCTTCTTGCTGTGGCAGGACTCCACCACTATTTGATTCGTGAGGGACTTCGTACTCGCGCAGGTATCGTTTTAGAATCTGGCGAACCAAGAGAAGTGGCACACTTTGCTTTGTTATGTGGTTATGGTGCCAACGCCATCAACCCATACCTTGCATTTGAAACAATAGCAGACTTATCGCAACAAGGATTACTCCCAGAAGTTCCTAATTACAAGGATGCAAAAAAGAAATACATCAAATCCATTGGGAAAGGACTATTCAAAGTATTTTCAAAAATGGGGATCTCCACATTACAATCGTATTGTGGGGCTCAAATTTTTGAAGCGGTGGGACTTGATTCAGAGCTCGTCAACACTTACTTTGCGGGAACTCAATCTCGAATCGAAGGACTTTCTCTTGAGATGTTGGAAGAAGAAACCGTTCGCCGCCACAAAGCGGCTTACGATTCTACTTTTTTCCCGAACAACCTAGAGCCAGGTGGAGTGCACTATTATCGTAAAAATGGAGATAGCCATCTCTATACTCCGATCACAGTTCACAAATTACAAAAAGCAACACAAGACAACGACTACAAAGTGTTCAAAGAGTTCTCAAGCCTTATCGATAACCAAAATGAAAAGGCAATCACTCTTCGCAGTTTGTTCCAACTTGATTTTGACGGATCCAAAGCAATCCCAATCGAAGAAGTAGAATCGGTTAAGTCCATTCTCAAACGTTTCCAAACAGGAGCGATGAGCCATGGTTCCATTTCTTGGGAAGCACATACGACTCTTGCGATTGCGATGAACCGAATTGGTGCCAAATCGAACACGGGTGAAGGTGGAGAAGATCCAGTACGATTCAAAACCCTTCCAAATGGGGATAGCATGCGTTCTGCGATCAAACAAGTTGCCTCGGCACGTTTTGGTGTGACTATGGAATACCTCACCAATGCTGATGATATCCAAATCAAAATGGCACAGGGCGCCAAACCAGGCGAAGGTGGACAGCTTCCGGGCCACAAGGTAGACAAATACATTGGATGGCTTCGTTATTCCACTCCGGGTGTAACTTTGATTTCCCCTCCTCCGCACCATGACATCTATTCTATTGAAGATCTAAAACAATTGATCTTTGATTTAAAAAACTCGAACCCAAGAGCTCGTGTTTCCGTAAAACTCGTTTCGGAATCTGGAGTGGGAACTGTGGCTGCGGGTGTTGCCAAAGCACATGCGGACCACATCCTCATTGCAGGACATGAGGGAGGAACGGGGGCAAGTCCTATTTCTTCCATCCACCATGCAGGAACCCCTTGGGAACTAGGACTATCTGAAACTCACCAAACTCTTGTCGCCAACGGACTTCGTGACCGAGTGTATCTCGCTGTGGATGGAAAACTCCTCACAGGAAAAGATGTGGTTGTAGGGGCACTACTCGGTGCAGAAGAGTTTGGATTCTCCACATCCGCACTTGTCTCTGTGGGTTGTATCATGATGCGTAAATGCCACTTGAATACATGCCCTGTGGGAGTTGCGACCCAAGATGAATTCTTAAGAAGTAAATTTACCGGCAAACCAGAGTATGTTGTGAACTTCATGACCTTTGTTGCAGAAGAAGTTCGTGAGATCATGGCAAAACTTGGATTTAGAACTTTCGAAGAAATGATTGGCCAAGTGGAAAAAATCAAATTCAAACGACCACACCACCATTGGAAAGCTCGTGGACTTGATTTTACAAAAGTTCTCCATAGACCAACTCCTGTATTCCCTACAGGTCTTTATCGTGCGAAAGAACAAAACCACCATTTGGATGAACAAATTGATAACGAACTGATTCGTAAGTCACTCCCTGCCATTGACCACAAACAACCGGTGAAAATCCAAACATCGATTGTGAACCTAAACCGTTCTGTGGGAACCATGCTTAGTCATGAAGTGACTAAAAAATTTGGAGTGGATGGTCTTACGGAAGACACCATCGATATTGAATTCACAGGAACCGCAGGACAGTCGTTTGGTGCATTTGTTACCAAAGGAATGACACTTCGCCTTGTGGGTGAAGGAAATGACTATGTAGGAAAAGGACTTTGTGGGGGAAAACTCATCTTCCAAACTCCAAAAAATGCTCCTTACAAAGCAGAAGAAAACATTGTCATTGGAAACACATGTTTTATTGGCGCAACAAGCGGAAATGCTTATGTCAATGGAATTGCTGGAGAAAGGTTCTGCGTTCGTAACTCAGGGGCTCACGTCATCGTAGAAGGGACCGGAGACCACGGTTGTGAATACATGACTGGTGGCCGGGTCATCATCCTTGGGGACATTGGACGTAACTTTGCCGCGGGTATGTCCGGCGGGATTGCTTACCTTTGGGATCCAAAGAAAAACAAAGAAGCTCTCATCAACAAAGAGATGGTCGACTTAGATCCGTTAACTGATGCAAGTGAAATTGCAGAAGTAAAAAAGATGGTAGAAGATCATAAAACTTACACTGGTTCCAAACGCGCAGAAGAAGTGCTGAAAGATTGGGATACTGTTGTCAAACAAATGATCAAAGTCATTCCAAGAGATTATAAAAAAGCTCTAGAAAAAATGGCTGAAGAAAATGCTTCAGGAAAAGCAAACAAAGAGGGGGTAACAGCTCGTGGGTAA
- a CDS encoding glutamate synthase subunit beta: protein MGKPTGFLEFKKEYLQKIEPKERVKNYKEFEKPFSEAVAKDQGARCMDCGIPFCHGDTGCPVDNLIPEFNDFVFRGRWKEAWENLSKTNNFPEFTGRLCPAPCESACTLGIIEPPVSIKSIERTIIDRAWEEGWVIPQPPTSKSGKKVAVVGSGPAGLAAGQQLARAGHTVTIFEKNDRIGGLLRYGIPDFKMEKRHIDRRMKQMEAEGVTFKTNVNVGVDITAKQLLADFDSVVLACGSEVPRDLPVEGRKNKGVHFAMDFLSKNNKHVAGDDIEIINAKDKHVIVIGGGDTGSDCVGTSNRHGAKSVTQIELFPEPPKERDASTPWPLYPKMLRTSTSHEEGVSRKWAVSTMGFKSNDKGEVTAIYGSEVKEENGKFIPVPGTEFEWPADLVFLAMGFVNPVKEGLIADLQKEGMELDARGNVKADFGTKPGSFATSVPKVYACGDVRRGQSLIVWAISEGRKCADQVHQYLTSDQET from the coding sequence GTGGGTAAACCAACAGGATTTTTAGAATTTAAAAAAGAATACCTTCAAAAGATTGAACCGAAAGAAAGAGTTAAGAACTATAAAGAGTTCGAAAAACCTTTTTCCGAGGCTGTTGCCAAAGACCAAGGGGCTCGTTGTATGGACTGCGGGATTCCTTTTTGTCATGGTGATACAGGATGTCCTGTAGATAACCTCATTCCTGAATTCAATGACTTTGTTTTCCGAGGTCGCTGGAAAGAGGCTTGGGAAAACCTTTCCAAAACGAATAACTTCCCTGAATTTACAGGAAGGCTCTGCCCTGCTCCTTGTGAGTCAGCTTGTACATTAGGTATCATTGAACCACCAGTCTCTATCAAATCCATTGAAAGAACCATCATTGATCGTGCTTGGGAAGAAGGATGGGTGATCCCACAACCTCCCACTTCCAAATCAGGAAAAAAAGTTGCCGTTGTTGGGTCGGGACCAGCTGGTCTTGCCGCAGGACAACAGTTAGCTCGAGCAGGACATACGGTTACTATTTTCGAAAAAAATGATCGAATTGGTGGCCTACTCCGTTACGGAATTCCAGACTTCAAAATGGAAAAACGACATATTGACCGCCGCATGAAACAAATGGAAGCAGAAGGTGTTACCTTCAAAACCAATGTGAATGTGGGAGTGGATATCACCGCAAAGCAGTTATTAGCTGATTTTGATTCAGTGGTTCTTGCTTGTGGATCTGAAGTTCCAAGAGACTTACCAGTCGAAGGAAGAAAAAACAAAGGTGTTCACTTCGCTATGGACTTTTTGTCCAAAAACAACAAACATGTTGCTGGTGACGATATCGAAATCATTAACGCAAAAGACAAACACGTCATTGTGATTGGTGGTGGAGATACTGGTTCAGACTGTGTAGGAACTTCCAATAGACACGGTGCCAAATCAGTCACTCAAATTGAACTTTTCCCAGAACCTCCGAAAGAGAGAGACGCATCCACTCCATGGCCACTCTACCCTAAGATGCTCCGCACTTCCACCTCACACGAGGAAGGTGTAAGCCGCAAATGGGCCGTGTCCACGATGGGTTTCAAATCCAACGATAAAGGAGAAGTCACTGCCATTTACGGGTCCGAAGTGAAAGAAGAAAACGGGAAGTTTATTCCAGTTCCTGGAACGGAATTTGAATGGCCTGCGGATTTAGTTTTCTTAGCGATGGGATTTGTAAATCCAGTCAAAGAAGGACTGATAGCTGACCTTCAAAAAGAAGGGATGGAACTAGATGCCAGAGGGAATGTGAAAGCTGATTTTGGAACAAAACCAGGATCCTTCGCAACTTCTGTACCAAAAGTGTACGCTTGTGGTGATGTGAGACGGGGGCAATCCCTGATTGTTTGGGCCATTTCCGAAGGAAGGAAATGTGCGGATCAAGTCCACCAGTACCTAACTTCAGACCAAGAAACTTAA